One genomic segment of Paenibacillus sp. FSL H8-0332 includes these proteins:
- a CDS encoding AarF/ABC1/UbiB kinase family protein, with product MFFFIVMLIGFGVFVALAYIFNAKHKIIMPLVSAVAVSMLVQVLEQFYMSSIIIVAFILYFIISSIRTFKHEQFQLMVAILFSTSVVTLIITSTYFKQPVAPSEAEMVRVMFIYYPLLILFISCYVYMLLSVFNFKLLQSGNPLGYMMGKVRGFRRMVRLLWIASRKGLNHLLQQDHAKLPQVIAAVLDNMGGVFVKFGQVLSTKKDMLPAQYIEAFSSLHDQVKPLSQKELKEIIDSRIGDLEETYEDFGMQPIAAASIGQVHLARLKSTGEKVVVKILRPDVKQKMSVDLDLLIQFVTRLSERSPKIQRLGLIQLAQGFKTNLIEETDFDIEALNTNLLRQAFQEHDIPIQVPKIYAEYSTKQILTMEYIEGHRFTRKVTNDVSEMIMHAFLQQILMIGIFHADPHPGNLMLTQDGKVALIDFGSVGYLTEEERAGMRNFLMGYSRKDTKQMAQGLAGVCEEGELLDVRMIERRLGRLLSEASFSPDPTSVMMRRLMSMITELGMSLKPTVAGAFRAIITLDGTLSSVDDSYSLSAASQSFAEQMDQGQIVKEQLSKVKGRLEDYIPKLLELPLLKENRITLAREDNHSLTDFVGTLTVGMFTVICMVIMLASFWVQGEIMRFVLAPLSMSGFGTGMIILMMSVIKQLKPKG from the coding sequence ATGTTCTTTTTCATTGTAATGCTTATAGGTTTCGGTGTGTTCGTAGCGCTTGCCTATATATTCAACGCGAAGCATAAGATCATAATGCCGCTTGTCAGCGCGGTGGCGGTCAGTATGCTGGTGCAGGTGCTGGAGCAATTCTACATGAGCAGCATTATTATTGTGGCGTTCATTCTGTATTTCATCATAAGCAGTATCAGGACCTTCAAGCATGAACAGTTCCAGTTAATGGTGGCGATTCTGTTCAGCACATCCGTCGTCACTCTCATCATAACCTCAACCTACTTCAAGCAGCCCGTGGCTCCCTCCGAAGCGGAGATGGTCAGGGTGATGTTCATCTATTACCCGCTGCTGATTCTATTTATCTCCTGTTATGTCTACATGCTGCTTAGCGTGTTCAATTTCAAGCTGCTGCAGTCCGGGAACCCGCTCGGGTATATGATGGGCAAGGTGCGCGGCTTCAGGCGTATGGTCCGTCTGCTGTGGATCGCTTCGCGCAAAGGGCTGAACCATCTGCTCCAGCAGGATCATGCAAAACTGCCGCAGGTGATTGCTGCCGTTCTGGATAACATGGGCGGGGTCTTCGTGAAGTTCGGGCAAGTCTTATCGACCAAAAAGGACATGCTCCCTGCACAATACATCGAAGCGTTCTCCAGCCTGCATGACCAGGTTAAGCCACTCAGCCAGAAGGAGCTGAAGGAGATCATTGACAGCCGAATCGGCGATCTGGAGGAGACGTATGAAGACTTCGGGATGCAGCCTATCGCAGCCGCTTCGATCGGTCAGGTGCATCTGGCGCGGCTGAAGTCCACAGGCGAGAAGGTAGTTGTCAAAATCCTGCGTCCGGATGTGAAGCAGAAGATGAGCGTGGATCTGGATTTATTAATCCAATTCGTGACCCGGCTCTCCGAGCGCTCCCCCAAAATCCAAAGACTCGGCTTAATTCAGCTCGCCCAAGGCTTCAAAACGAATCTGATCGAAGAGACAGACTTTGATATTGAAGCGCTGAATACCAATCTGCTGCGCCAGGCGTTCCAGGAACACGATATTCCGATACAAGTGCCGAAGATCTACGCCGAATACTCGACCAAGCAGATTCTGACCATGGAATATATTGAAGGGCACCGGTTCACCCGAAAGGTTACAAATGACGTATCGGAAATGATCATGCACGCCTTCCTGCAGCAGATTCTGATGATCGGCATCTTCCACGCCGACCCGCATCCCGGCAATCTGATGCTGACCCAGGACGGGAAGGTTGCGCTGATTGACTTCGGTTCCGTGGGTTATCTGACGGAGGAGGAGCGGGCCGGGATGCGCAACTTCCTGATGGGCTACAGCCGGAAGGATACGAAGCAGATGGCCCAGGGCCTGGCCGGAGTCTGTGAAGAAGGGGAGCTGTTGGATGTGCGAATGATCGAGCGGCGCCTCGGCAGACTTTTATCCGAAGCCTCTTTCTCGCCTGATCCTACCAGTGTCATGATGAGACGGCTGATGTCGATGATTACCGAGCTGGGGATGTCCCTGAAGCCGACGGTGGCCGGGGCCTTCAGGGCGATTATTACCCTGGACGGGACCTTGTCCTCTGTGGATGATTCGTATTCCTTATCCGCAGCGAGCCAGTCCTTCGCAGAGCAGATGGATCAGGGGCAGATCGTCAAGGAGCAGCTAAGCAAGGTCAAGGGGCGGCTGGAGGACTATATCCCGAAGCTGCTGGAGCTGCCGCTGCTGAAGGAGAACCGGATCACCCTTGCGCGTGAGGACAATCATAGTCTGACGGATTTCGTGGGGACGCTGACGGTCGGGATGTTCACGGTGATCTGTATGGTGATCATGCTGGCAAGCTTCTGGGTGCAGGGGGAGATCATGCGGTTTGTGCTGGCACCCCTATCGATGTCAGGCTTCGGCACGGGGATGATCATCCTGATGATGTCTGTGATTAAGCAGTTGAAACCCAAAGGCTAG
- a CDS encoding methyltransferase, with amino-acid sequence MTHSTSNNQWQADTYDHKLDFVSKMGGDVLSLLQPQPGERVLDIGCGTADLTAKIAAAGAVTVGIDLSPEMIARGSDKYPHLSLSAQNAYTYRAAQPFDAVFSNAALHWMKDAHAVAVTVASALRTGGRFVAEFGGYRNVAALVNATESALTAHGYDPQGRNPWYFPTIGQYAAVLEEHGFLVTLAQHFERPTPLHGESGIRDWLDMMADDFFYDVSTEHKAAIYQAVEDQLRPEHYRQGQWIADYRRLRVCAVKQAD; translated from the coding sequence ATGACTCACTCGACTTCCAATAACCAATGGCAGGCGGACACGTATGATCACAAACTGGACTTTGTCTCCAAAATGGGCGGTGACGTCCTCTCGCTGCTACAGCCTCAGCCTGGTGAACGCGTGCTGGATATCGGCTGCGGGACGGCCGACCTGACGGCTAAGATCGCGGCAGCCGGAGCGGTGACGGTCGGCATCGACCTGTCGCCTGAGATGATCGCACGCGGCAGCGACAAGTACCCGCACCTGAGTCTAAGCGCCCAGAATGCGTACACTTACCGGGCAGCCCAACCCTTCGATGCGGTGTTCTCCAACGCAGCATTGCACTGGATGAAGGACGCGCATGCGGTCGCGGTGACTGTGGCAAGCGCACTGCGGACCGGCGGACGGTTCGTCGCCGAATTCGGCGGCTATCGCAACGTCGCCGCTCTCGTGAATGCAACCGAGAGCGCACTGACCGCGCATGGCTATGACCCGCAAGGACGCAATCCGTGGTATTTCCCTACCATCGGCCAATATGCGGCAGTACTGGAGGAGCATGGCTTCCTCGTTACGCTGGCCCAGCATTTTGAACGGCCTACACCCTTGCACGGTGAGAGCGGAATCCGTGATTGGCTGGACATGATGGCCGATGACTTCTTCTACGATGTCAGCACGGAGCACAAGGCAGCGATCTATCAAGCCGTAGAAGATCAACTGCGGCCGGAGCATTACCGGCAGGGGCAATGGATCGCAGACTACCGGCGGCTGCGGGTCTGCGCGGTGAAGCAGGCGGACTAA
- a CDS encoding leucine-rich repeat domain-containing protein: MAFIPLNCPNCSGRIEYKEGTILKCPYCQTELLLKQNNVYYVDQTINHYHGTPPPKAAPKPPVSVSIPVRLVLILLLVLGGAIGTYLYYGLSSPQQATKAIQSVRKMPESEVLLSFLRETLGKGSAMPTEEELASLRYLTVERSKNDQWQFTYSLTDPFSNERAEKITYITQDKRLNDQRIDQRDFEAFKGLTALNLTNTYEINQSDPITLAHMTGLKSYGGAFNESFSAFSGYFGDKSKITELSTQLRSNQEVALLLEFPNLSSLSITYVDESITDLHLLSKLPLKSLSLTFVNDLGWLSSMTGLSSLAIYHSETTDLQPLYALTGLQELKLSYLTNVKSIDFLQNMPALQTLDIENLNFTSLKPLAGKASITTLRLASLSKLGSVAAVNYLSSLREFTLSGYYEKPEALTLPGVKRAEIPTSFLSGLKAPAVTDLTLRGGSGELSMAGLGKFPELAELSLWEIGDMTRLDALNDLPRLQTLNIYDSSLYTETDALFRLKQVNRLVCSECRLDFRQTTAPPNRALEYLTLDQPYLSVNNTSVNEVDQVMPYFANLSALRSFTLQDSNLASLEFMSKWQAIEELHLENNAISNIETLSKLPNLQKVYLTGNSVLNKSVLGAGVQVY; this comes from the coding sequence GTGGCTTTTATTCCCTTGAACTGTCCCAATTGCAGCGGAAGAATTGAATACAAGGAAGGCACCATCCTCAAGTGCCCTTATTGCCAGACTGAGCTTCTGCTCAAGCAAAATAATGTCTACTATGTGGATCAGACCATTAACCATTATCACGGGACACCCCCTCCCAAGGCCGCGCCGAAGCCGCCCGTCTCCGTATCCATCCCCGTCAGGCTGGTGCTAATTCTGCTGCTGGTGCTGGGAGGGGCCATCGGTACTTATCTTTATTACGGCCTCAGCTCTCCGCAGCAGGCAACCAAGGCTATTCAATCTGTGCGGAAGATGCCCGAAAGCGAGGTCCTGCTCTCCTTCCTGCGGGAGACCCTGGGTAAAGGCTCTGCCATGCCGACCGAGGAGGAATTGGCCTCACTGCGTTATTTAACTGTGGAGCGTTCGAAGAATGACCAGTGGCAATTCACTTACAGTCTCACCGATCCCTTCAGCAATGAGCGGGCCGAGAAGATCACTTATATTACCCAGGACAAGAGACTGAATGACCAGCGAATTGATCAGCGGGACTTTGAGGCCTTTAAGGGACTGACGGCCCTGAACCTGACAAACACCTATGAGATCAACCAGTCGGACCCAATAACGCTTGCCCATATGACCGGATTAAAAAGCTACGGGGGCGCCTTCAACGAATCGTTCAGTGCCTTCTCCGGCTACTTCGGCGATAAATCTAAAATTACGGAGCTGTCCACTCAACTGCGCAGTAATCAGGAAGTGGCCCTGCTGCTGGAGTTCCCCAATCTAAGCTCTCTGTCCATTACCTATGTAGACGAGTCTATAACGGATTTGCATCTGCTGAGTAAGCTGCCGCTAAAGTCCCTGTCCCTTACCTTCGTCAATGACCTGGGTTGGTTATCGTCTATGACGGGGCTGTCTTCTCTGGCTATCTATCACAGTGAAACCACAGATCTGCAGCCGTTATACGCCTTAACCGGGCTCCAGGAGCTTAAGCTTTCCTATTTAACCAATGTAAAATCCATCGACTTCTTGCAGAACATGCCTGCTCTGCAAACGCTGGATATCGAGAATCTGAATTTCACCAGTCTGAAGCCTCTGGCCGGCAAGGCCTCCATTACCACCCTGCGCCTGGCTTCCTTAAGCAAGCTCGGCTCAGTAGCGGCCGTGAACTACCTGTCTTCTCTGCGGGAATTCACGTTGTCCGGTTACTACGAGAAGCCAGAAGCACTGACCTTACCGGGCGTCAAGCGGGCGGAGATCCCAACCTCCTTCCTCTCCGGGCTGAAGGCGCCTGCGGTAACGGACCTGACACTCCGGGGCGGGAGCGGGGAGCTGAGCATGGCCGGTCTGGGGAAATTCCCGGAGCTTGCCGAGCTGTCTCTCTGGGAGATCGGCGACATGACCCGGCTTGACGCCCTGAACGATCTACCCCGGCTGCAGACCCTAAACATCTACGACTCGTCACTGTATACAGAGACCGATGCCCTATTCCGTCTGAAGCAGGTGAATAGGCTGGTCTGCTCGGAATGCAGGCTGGATTTCAGGCAGACAACCGCCCCGCCGAACCGTGCGCTTGAATATTTGACCTTGGACCAGCCCTACTTAAGCGTAAACAATACCTCCGTCAATGAGGTTGACCAGGTGATGCCTTATTTCGCGAACCTGTCCGCCCTGCGTTCCTTCACCCTGCAGGACAGCAACTTGGCTTCTCTGGAATTCATGAGCAAGTGGCAGGCCATCGAGGAGCTTCATCTGGAGAACAACGCCATTTCCAACATAGAAACCTTGAGCAAGCTGCCTAATCTGCAAAAGGTATATCTTACCGGCAATTCCGTGCTGAACAAGTCCGTGCTTGGTGCGGGCGTGCAGGTGTATTAA
- a CDS encoding HSP90 family protein, with translation MENQNQDTYRFQVNLSGMINILSNHLYSSPKVFLRELLQNGIDAITARQAYSPAGYEGKIHVEVSGTSTGATLLVEDNGIGLDEKEIHEFLAMIGQSSKRGEDFLSTNTSFIGRFGIGLLSCFMVSDDIVMVTQSAKGGPALEWRGKPDGTYTIRTLEGVHAPGTKVFLRCKEGAEAYFEENNLQEGLFHYGALLPYPIELVSDRNTRLINPQSPPWVKDPQLARKHRDEVLAFGKQVLGEAFRDFIPLHTASGRTGGIAFILPHAVNLNAKRNHRVYLKHMLVSEAASNILPEWAFFVKCLIWTDELQPTASREHFYENAQLEQVREELGNAIRQELMRMAEYDPDRLQSIISLHALSMKALAVEDSSFYSIIHEWLPFESTYGRKTLGELKQQSPLYFTATLDEYRQITHVASAQSMLVVNGGYIYDAELLARLPLFDPDVQTERLLPEEVSLSFTDITPQERLDYYESVRLADSVLQKFRCQVQLRRFKPEEIPVLYTLSEESAQWRVMEATKEVSTDALSSVLGSLGASLKETAYATLYFNLNNPVIGRAFHQANQKMLPSIVEMLYCNALMMGHYPMNRQEIALLNQGIIQFIDWGLTANQATGGDE, from the coding sequence ATGGAGAATCAGAACCAGGATACTTATCGCTTTCAGGTCAATCTAAGCGGTATGATCAACATTTTGTCTAACCATTTGTATAGCAGTCCGAAGGTATTCTTAAGGGAGCTGCTCCAGAATGGCATCGATGCGATTACTGCACGGCAGGCCTATTCCCCCGCTGGATACGAAGGCAAGATTCATGTCGAGGTAAGCGGAACCTCCACCGGGGCGACCTTATTAGTAGAAGATAACGGGATCGGGTTAGACGAGAAAGAGATTCATGAGTTTCTGGCCATGATCGGACAATCCTCCAAGCGGGGCGAAGATTTTCTGTCGACCAATACCTCTTTTATCGGGCGGTTCGGCATCGGGCTCTTGTCCTGCTTCATGGTGAGTGACGACATCGTCATGGTTACTCAATCGGCCAAGGGCGGACCTGCACTGGAATGGCGCGGGAAGCCGGACGGCACTTATACGATCCGTACGCTCGAAGGGGTACATGCTCCGGGCACCAAGGTTTTTTTGCGTTGTAAGGAAGGGGCCGAAGCCTACTTCGAGGAAAATAATCTGCAAGAAGGGCTGTTCCATTATGGCGCTCTGCTGCCTTATCCCATCGAGTTGGTGTCGGATCGCAACACCCGCCTGATTAATCCGCAGTCCCCGCCGTGGGTCAAAGATCCGCAGCTGGCCCGGAAACACCGTGACGAGGTGCTGGCCTTCGGCAAGCAGGTGCTGGGAGAGGCGTTCCGCGATTTCATTCCCCTGCATACCGCCTCGGGCCGGACAGGAGGCATCGCCTTCATTCTGCCGCATGCGGTGAATCTGAACGCCAAACGTAATCACCGGGTGTACCTGAAGCACATGCTGGTCTCCGAAGCTGCCAGCAATATCCTGCCGGAATGGGCCTTCTTCGTGAAATGTCTGATCTGGACTGATGAGCTGCAGCCGACCGCGTCCCGGGAGCATTTCTATGAGAATGCCCAGCTGGAGCAGGTACGGGAAGAGCTCGGGAATGCCATTCGTCAGGAATTGATGCGGATGGCCGAGTATGACCCGGACCGCCTGCAATCGATCATTTCACTGCACGCCTTATCGATGAAGGCGCTCGCGGTGGAAGATTCATCATTCTATTCTATCATTCACGAGTGGTTGCCGTTTGAGAGCACCTATGGCAGAAAGACGCTTGGCGAGCTGAAGCAGCAGTCTCCCCTGTACTTCACGGCGACGCTGGACGAATACCGCCAGATTACCCACGTGGCTTCCGCCCAATCCATGCTGGTGGTGAACGGCGGATATATCTATGATGCCGAGCTGCTGGCCCGGCTGCCGCTCTTTGACCCGGATGTGCAGACGGAACGGCTGCTGCCGGAGGAGGTGTCGTTATCCTTCACCGATATCACCCCTCAAGAGCGGCTGGACTACTATGAATCCGTAAGACTCGCAGACAGTGTACTTCAGAAGTTCCGCTGCCAGGTGCAGCTGCGCCGCTTCAAGCCGGAGGAGATTCCTGTCCTCTACACGCTGTCTGAGGAGTCCGCCCAGTGGCGTGTAATGGAAGCGACCAAAGAAGTGAGCACCGATGCCCTGTCCTCCGTGCTGGGCAGCTTGGGCGCTTCGCTTAAGGAGACAGCATACGCCACACTCTACTTCAACCTGAATAATCCTGTCATCGGGCGGGCATTTCATCAGGCGAACCAGAAGATGCTGCCCTCTATTGTCGAGATGCTGTACTGCAATGCGCTGATGATGGGACATTATCCGATGAACCGCCAGGAGATCGCGCTGCTGAACCAGGGCATTATTCAATTTATTGATTGGGGATTGACGGCTAATCAAGCCACAGGAGGAGACGAATAG
- a CDS encoding MFS transporter, translating into MNTQWKKTFAFIFSGQIFSILTSAMVQFSIIWHLTATTGSAAVLMLAGLAGFLPQALLGPFIGVWLDRWNRKLTMIAADSAIALTSLVLGAYYLWGEPSLWIVYAILLIHSAASSFHAPSFQAAIPLIAPEDQLTRVAGWNQLIFSASSVLGPALGIAVYSATSLGTVLLLDVAGALIANVMLLFVQIHQPKPEMIETPSFRKEFILGWRAFLSQKPIVTITVTMAVFSVVFMPLAMLFPLMTLSHFGRGGYSASLIEAVFGIGMILGGALLSALASRWKDTTYMSVSLVVIGLTCVLSGIVGREAFLAFTVLSFLMGAAAPLFNGPYMAMIQKSYEPELLGRVLSFVTSIGLLSSPIGLALAGPVADRFGVPFWFFWSGIVVVLIGVFVFVRFAGKGTDE; encoded by the coding sequence ATGAATACTCAATGGAAAAAGACATTCGCCTTCATCTTCAGCGGACAAATCTTCTCGATACTGACCTCTGCGATGGTTCAGTTCTCGATCATCTGGCACTTGACCGCGACTACGGGGTCGGCTGCCGTGTTAATGCTTGCCGGTCTGGCCGGGTTCCTGCCGCAAGCACTCTTAGGCCCGTTCATCGGTGTCTGGCTGGACCGGTGGAACCGTAAGCTCACCATGATCGCAGCTGACAGTGCCATTGCACTAACCAGTCTGGTTCTGGGTGCTTATTATCTATGGGGCGAACCCAGCTTATGGATCGTGTACGCCATCCTGCTCATACATTCGGCAGCTTCGTCCTTCCATGCCCCTTCGTTCCAGGCTGCGATTCCTCTGATTGCGCCGGAAGACCAGCTCACCCGGGTGGCAGGCTGGAACCAACTCATCTTCTCTGCTTCCAGCGTCCTTGGACCGGCGCTTGGAATAGCGGTATACTCGGCAACTTCACTAGGAACAGTGTTACTTTTAGATGTGGCAGGTGCCTTAATCGCTAACGTTATGCTTCTGTTCGTTCAGATTCATCAGCCGAAACCGGAGATGATAGAGACCCCCTCGTTCCGCAAGGAGTTTATTCTTGGCTGGAGAGCATTCCTGTCACAAAAGCCCATTGTCACGATAACGGTTACCATGGCGGTCTTCAGCGTTGTATTCATGCCGCTGGCGATGCTGTTTCCCCTGATGACGCTGTCCCATTTCGGACGCGGCGGTTACAGCGCCAGCCTGATTGAGGCCGTATTCGGGATCGGGATGATCCTTGGCGGTGCGCTGCTGTCGGCGCTTGCTTCCAGATGGAAGGACACCACCTACATGAGTGTGAGTCTGGTTGTGATCGGGCTTACCTGTGTCCTGAGCGGGATAGTCGGGCGCGAGGCGTTCCTTGCTTTTACCGTCCTCTCCTTCCTGATGGGTGCCGCAGCCCCCTTGTTCAACGGCCCGTATATGGCGATGATCCAGAAGTCTTATGAGCCTGAGCTCCTAGGGCGCGTACTCTCCTTCGTGACAAGTATCGGACTCTTGTCTTCGCCGATCGGGCTTGCACTGGCGGGACCTGTGGCCGACCGGTTCGGGGTTCCGTTCTGGTTCTTCTGGTCGGGGATAGTTGTGGTCCTGATTGGAGTTTTCGTATTTGTCAGATTCGCGGGGAAAGGTACAGACGAGTAA